A genomic segment from Bradyrhizobium sp. ISRA430 encodes:
- a CDS encoding LptA/OstA family protein, with the protein MIARAKFFPRRDGKAGVTAGAAARVVAVALLAAGAAQAQSSMQGVPNAMQGFSQNRDQPIQIEAASLEMRDKKKEATFAGNVKVVQGDTTMTSKTLVVFYESSGGQGSSAGSAPQPAAAKGAKSAPTQSAPMQSATPGPGGSSSIKRLEARGNVVVTQKDQVVTGETAIFDTKTNLITMLGGVVLTQCKNVLRGDRLMVDMTTGVSRVESDSGRVQALLPQGGGSDCGGQGKPGAGPPLQLPGVGKQK; encoded by the coding sequence ATGATTGCCAGGGCGAAGTTTTTTCCGCGCAGGGACGGCAAGGCTGGCGTGACGGCCGGCGCGGCCGCACGCGTCGTCGCTGTCGCGCTGCTCGCCGCGGGTGCGGCGCAGGCGCAGAGCAGCATGCAGGGCGTGCCCAACGCGATGCAGGGCTTTTCGCAGAATCGCGATCAGCCGATCCAGATCGAAGCCGCCTCGCTCGAGATGCGCGACAAGAAGAAGGAGGCGACCTTCGCCGGCAATGTGAAGGTCGTGCAGGGCGACACCACCATGACCTCGAAGACGCTGGTGGTGTTCTACGAATCGAGCGGCGGCCAAGGTTCATCAGCGGGATCAGCGCCGCAGCCTGCGGCTGCGAAAGGCGCCAAGTCCGCGCCAACACAGTCGGCGCCGATGCAGTCGGCGACGCCGGGTCCGGGCGGCAGTTCCTCGATCAAGCGGCTGGAGGCGCGCGGCAATGTCGTCGTCACCCAGAAGGATCAGGTGGTGACCGGCGAGACCGCCATCTTCGACACCAAGACCAACCTGATCACCATGCTCGGCGGCGTGGTCCTGACGCAGTGCAAGAACGTGCTGCGCGGCGACCGGCTGATGGTCGACATGACCACCGGTGTGTCCCGCGTCGAATCCGACAGCGGCAGGGTTCAGGCCCTCCTGCCGCAGGGCGGCGGCAGCGATTGCGGCGGCCAAGGCAAGCCCGGGGCTGGTCCGCCCCTGCAATTGCCCGGCGTAGGTAAACAAAAGTAA
- the lptB gene encoding LPS export ABC transporter ATP-binding protein: MVDILSMFRRRPAKRGRPGFARQDITALGDSVGGLMTSPVRDAPPIAREQPLPAPDQFRAEPPRPRPQPAQPARASAGSNGSAGPQLLRRPGFLAVHSVEKSFGSRQVVRGVSIYVRRGEAVGLLGPNGAGKTTVFYMITGLIKADRGAIELDGHDVTKLPMYQRARLGIGYLPQEASIFRGLTVEQNIRAVLEVVEPSRKKREAQLDALLDEFNITRLRKSPSIALSGGERRRVEIARALATRPNYMLLDEPFAGIDPIAVGDIQDLVRHLTNRGIGVLITDHNVRETLGLTDRAYIVYAGQILTEGSPDEIVNDPDVRRLYLGEEFRL; encoded by the coding sequence ATGGTCGATATACTCAGCATGTTCCGTCGGCGCCCTGCCAAACGCGGCCGGCCAGGATTCGCGCGTCAGGACATCACCGCCCTTGGCGACAGCGTAGGTGGTCTCATGACCAGCCCTGTGCGGGATGCGCCGCCGATTGCGCGCGAGCAGCCGCTCCCGGCGCCGGACCAGTTCCGCGCCGAACCGCCCCGGCCGCGACCACAACCGGCTCAGCCCGCCAGGGCCAGCGCCGGGTCCAACGGTTCGGCCGGTCCGCAGCTCCTGAGGCGGCCGGGCTTCCTGGCTGTGCACAGCGTGGAAAAGAGCTTTGGCAGCCGCCAGGTGGTGCGCGGCGTCAGCATCTATGTGCGCCGCGGTGAGGCAGTCGGCCTGCTCGGCCCCAACGGCGCCGGCAAGACCACCGTGTTCTACATGATCACCGGTCTCATCAAGGCCGATCGTGGCGCGATCGAGCTCGATGGTCACGACGTGACGAAGCTGCCGATGTATCAGCGCGCCCGGCTCGGCATCGGCTATCTGCCCCAGGAAGCCTCGATCTTCCGCGGTCTCACGGTCGAGCAGAACATCCGCGCGGTGCTCGAAGTGGTCGAACCGTCACGCAAGAAACGCGAGGCGCAGCTCGACGCCCTGCTCGACGAATTCAACATCACGCGCCTGCGCAAATCGCCGTCGATCGCGCTGTCCGGCGGTGAACGGCGCCGCGTCGAGATTGCGCGCGCGCTGGCGACGCGTCCGAACTACATGCTGCTCGACGAGCCCTTCGCGGGCATCGATCCGATCGCGGTCGGCGACATCCAGGACCTCGTCCGCCATCTCACCAACCGTGGCATCGGCGTGCTCATCACCGACCACAATGTGCGTGAGACGCTTGGCCTCACCGACCGCGCCTACATCGTCTATGCGGGGCAAATCCTGACTGAGGGAAGTCCGGACGAGATCGTCAACGACCCGGACGTGCGCCGCCTTTATCTGGGCGAGGAGTTCCGGCTCTAG
- the rpoN gene encoding RNA polymerase factor sigma-54, which translates to MALTQRLEFRQSQSLVMTPQLMQAIKLLQLSNLDLTTFVEEELERNPLLERASDEPAGGEAPAEAGEFSDSDESGGSLGDETGTAEAFEPGQEEWMSRDLGTRAEIEQTLDTGLDNVFSEEPAEAAARNAQDAAPSVYTEWGGGASGDEDYNLEAFVAAEITLADHLAEQLAVAFSAPAQRMIGQYLIDLVDEAGYLPPDLGQAAERLGASQQDVEDVLAVLQKFDPPGVCARNLSECLAIQLRELDRYDPAMQALVEHLDLLAKRDIAGLRKLCGVDDEDIADMIGEIRRLDPKPGMKFGSSRLQTMVPDVYVRPGPDGGWHVELNSDTLPRVLVNQTYYSELSKKIGKDGDKSYFTDALQNATWLVRALDQRARTILKVATEIVRQQDGFFTHGVAHLRPLNLKAVADAIQMHESTVSRVTANKYMATNRGTFELKYFFTASIASADGGEAHSAEAVRHHIKQLIDSEDPSAILSDDTIVERLRASGIDIARRTVAKYREAMRIPSSVQRRRDKQSALGNVLSTALSDRSRNTEPA; encoded by the coding sequence ATGGCGCTGACGCAGAGGTTAGAGTTTCGGCAATCGCAGTCGCTGGTGATGACGCCGCAGTTGATGCAGGCGATCAAGCTGCTGCAATTGTCCAATCTCGATCTCACGACGTTCGTCGAGGAAGAACTCGAGCGCAATCCGCTGCTGGAACGGGCCAGTGACGAGCCGGCCGGCGGCGAAGCCCCAGCCGAGGCCGGTGAGTTCAGCGATTCCGATGAATCCGGTGGCAGTCTTGGTGACGAGACGGGCACCGCCGAGGCCTTCGAGCCCGGCCAGGAAGAATGGATGAGCCGTGATCTCGGAACCCGCGCCGAGATCGAGCAGACTCTGGACACCGGCCTCGACAACGTCTTTTCCGAGGAGCCGGCCGAGGCCGCCGCGCGCAACGCCCAGGATGCGGCGCCAAGCGTCTATACCGAATGGGGCGGCGGCGCGTCCGGCGACGAGGACTACAATCTCGAGGCCTTCGTCGCGGCGGAGATTACGCTCGCCGATCATCTCGCCGAGCAGCTTGCGGTGGCCTTCTCCGCGCCCGCGCAGCGCATGATCGGGCAGTATCTGATCGATCTCGTCGACGAGGCCGGATATCTGCCGCCGGATCTCGGCCAGGCTGCCGAGCGGCTTGGCGCATCGCAGCAGGATGTCGAGGACGTTCTCGCCGTGCTGCAAAAATTCGATCCGCCCGGCGTCTGCGCGCGCAATCTGAGTGAATGTCTCGCGATCCAGCTCCGCGAGCTCGACCGCTACGATCCGGCGATGCAAGCGCTTGTCGAGCATCTCGACCTCCTCGCCAAGCGCGATATTGCGGGGCTGCGCAAGCTCTGCGGCGTCGACGACGAGGACATCGCCGACATGATCGGCGAGATCCGCAGACTGGATCCCAAGCCCGGCATGAAGTTCGGCTCGTCGCGCCTGCAGACCATGGTGCCCGACGTCTATGTTCGTCCGGGCCCCGATGGTGGTTGGCATGTCGAGCTCAACAGCGACACCTTGCCGCGCGTGCTGGTGAACCAGACTTACTATTCTGAGCTGTCGAAGAAGATCGGCAAGGACGGCGACAAATCCTATTTCACCGACGCCTTGCAGAACGCGACCTGGCTGGTGCGCGCGCTCGACCAGCGGGCCCGCACCATCCTGAAGGTTGCAACCGAGATCGTGCGCCAGCAGGACGGCTTCTTCACCCATGGCGTGGCGCACTTGAGGCCGCTCAATCTCAAGGCGGTTGCTGACGCGATCCAGATGCATGAATCCACGGTGTCGCGCGTGACCGCCAACAAGTACATGGCGACCAACCGCGGCACGTTCGAGCTGAAATATTTCTTCACCGCCTCGATCGCGTCCGCCGACGGCGGCGAGGCGCATTCTGCCGAAGCCGTCCGTCACCACATCAAGCAGCTCATCGATTCGGAAGATCCTTCCGCGATCCTGTCCGATGACACGATCGTGGAACGGTTGCGCGCTTCGGGCATTGATATTGCCCGCCGCACGGTCGCGAAGTACCGCGAAGCCATGCGCATTCCCTCCTCGGTGCAACGCCGCCGCGACAAGCAGAGTGCTCTTGGTAACGTCCTCTCCACCGCATTGTCCGATCGCTCGCGCAACACCGAGCCGGCCTGA